From the genome of Lotus japonicus ecotype B-129 chromosome 6, LjGifu_v1.2, one region includes:
- the LOC130725817 gene encoding F-box/kelch-repeat protein At3g23880-like — protein sequence MQPKQKKLGTEWPLPEELMTEILLRLPVKSLLRFKLVCKPLNSLISDTHFVKLHLRRCSASNANPLVIFFPPCDFDDDISSLRIKSFLKPPPSTITNELHRLRSSWNDPYLPIGSCNGLVCLIGTHYSNHDQHFFWVCFWNPTTRSTSQKSFTLPIMSEHVNMSGQVHSYLYVNCGFGYDYMSNAYKVLFIEKNQDVLVFNMGDNNWRHVGCFPSDLTTLVGRDRIGVHFNGTLNWLVIRKIYENDFHCEINKYNIKWDNGSCMILSFDFDKEEFVRLMLPAMPHKFSDPHLGVLCEHLCVSHKDERNNFVIWQMKEFGVDVSWTKLLSINHDKDLLPHNLPLPFGFPLYMFDNGDVLMLPEMFLYNHRDNRVDPLEIPTNIFASSAVICSESMISPH from the coding sequence ATGCAACCCAAGCAGAAGAAACTTGGTACTGAGTGGCCACTCCCTGAGGAACTCATGACGGAGATCTTGTTACGTCTCCCAGTGAAATCCCTGTTGCGGTTTAAGTTGGTGTGTAAACCATTGAACTCTCTCATCTCTGACACCCACTTCGTGAAACTGCACCTTCGTCGATGCTCCGCTTCAAACGCCAACCCGCTTGTAATATTCTTCCCTCCATGTGACTTTGATGACGACATCTCATCGTTGCGTATCAAATCGTTTCTCAAACCCCCTCCTTCAACCATCACCAACGAATTGCACCGCTTACGCTCCAGTTGGAATGATCCGTACTTGCCAATAGGTTCCTGTAATGGGTTGGTTTGTTTGATTGGAACTCATTATTCCAATCATGATCAACACTTTTTTTGGGTTTGTTTCTGGAATCCCACCACGAGATCAACATCTCAAAAGTCGTTCACATTACCAATCATGTCGGAACATGTTAACATGTCTGGACAAGTTCACTCCTATCTCTATGTCAATTGTGGGTTTGGCTATGATTATATGAGCAACGCTTACAAGGTGTTATTCATAGAGAAAAACCAGGATGTGCTTGTTTTTAACATGGGTGACAATAATTGGAGACACGTTGGATGTTTCCCATCCGATCTTACCACTCTAGTGGGCAGGGACAGAATTGGGGTTCACTTCAACGGGACTCTTAACTGGTTAGTCATTCGCAAAATTTATGAGAATGATTTTCATTGTGAAATTAATAAGTACAATATTAAGTGGGACAATGGTTCATGCATGATTCTTTCGTTCGATTTTGATAAGGAGGAGTTTGTGAGGTTGATGCTGCCTGCTATGCCCCATAAGTTTAGTGATCCACATCTTGGGGTTTTGTGTGAACACCTTTGTGTTTCTCATAAGGACGAGCGAAACAATTTTGTGATCTGGCAGATGAAGGAGTTTGGAGTTGATGTGTCTTGGACTAAATTGCTCAGCATTAATCATGATAAAGATCTTCTACCTCATAACTTGCCGCTTCCCTTTGGCTTTCCTCTGTACATGTTTGATAATGGTGATGTCCTCATGCTGCCAGAAATGTTCCTCTATAACCACAGAGATAATAGAGTGGATCCTCTTGAAATTCCTACCAACATATTTGCATCAAGTGCCGTGATTTGCAGTGAAAGCATGATTTCACCTCATTGA